AAACGGATCTCAAAATACCATACTTCCAGGCCCAACGGGAATATAAATCCAGAACCGCTGCATCCTCATTTGCCGGAATAAGCAAGATTCAACGTCGTCTTGAAACCCCTAAGGAAATAAccgaaattgagaaaaaagacaaaataataGCGCAActcgaacaaaaaattcaaatgcttCAGAAGGAAATCGAAATGCTTGGTAGAACGGCCCTCCTGACAAGGAAAAAGTTGGGGGAAGCAATGGAAGAAGGCCCGACATCCGAAATGACCGTCTCCAGTGAAGACGAAACCGATAttaattcttcaaatttgaaattgaccCCGAAGCGTAAAATCGACAAAGAATCTTCCGATGACCAGAGCACGCCAACTTACTACTACAACAAGCAATCTTTGAGGAAggagagaaaactaaaaaaaatgaccaaaaaagaACAAGCCAGTGGAAACATGCAACCGACATCATCTCGACGCTCGGACAATTAAACATTCAACTATGGCTATTACGAACCATGCTGTATCACAATCATCGAAAAGAAACCCAAATCAACGATTGGCAGTTCAATGGAACGTTAGAGGAATAAAAAGCAGACTCAACGAGATCCAACTTTTGATAACCGAAGAACAACATCCCCCAATAGTTTTGGCATTTCAAGAACTGAAGACGAATGACAACATCTACAGTACTGCCTTAGGCGGAATTTATACGTGGCACAACCAAACCGGCCCAACCCCCCTCAGCGATGGAGTTAGTGTAGCGGTACTGAAAAAATACCCCCAGAATAGAATCCAAATCAACACCAACATGCAAATCAGCGCGGTCTCTATCAAAGGAAACGTGAATATGACAATGGCATCCATATACATACCCCCGGATTTCCCCAATAACGACCTGGCGCAAGAATTAGACGCAGTTCTCCAGCAGCTCCCGAAGCCTTTGATGCTTATGGGCGATTTCAACGCTCACCATACCCTGTGGGGCGGCGAAATCAACGATTGTAGAGGAAAGATCATCTTAGATATTATGGAGCAACACAATATGATGATAATCAACGAAGAACAGCCGACCAGAATCGACCCCAGAAACGGCGAGAGATCAACTTTAGATCTTACATTCGTATCCTGGAATGCAGTACCAAGAATAAATTGGTCATTGGACCCAGACCCAAGAGGCAGCGACCACATGCCAATAATTCTACGCAGCCACAGCCCACCAACCAAGATAACCCTGAGGCATAGATGGATTTACAAAGAAGCCGACTGGAGTAACTTCGAAGAATGTATCTACAATAATCTTAGCCCCAGAGAACACTACACGATACTGCAACTCACCGACGCTATCGTTTCAGCAGCTAAGGAGAGTATCCCCCGGACGAAAGGTACACCAGGACGCAGATCCGTCCCCTGGTGGAACGAAGAGGTGAAAATCGCCATCAAAGCTAGAAGGAAAGCACTACGTAAGTTTCAAAGAGCTGATCCCCAAAACGAGATAAAACAACAATTATGGATTGACTACAAAAATGCCAGTGACAATGCGAAAAAAGTGATAACAACTGCAAAACAACAAACATGGGACGAATTTCTCACAGGAATAAGCCCGAGCTCCACCACACAAGAGCTCTGGGGACGTGTATCTGCCCTAAGCGGAAAACGGCGAAGAGTAGGATACAGCTTACAAAACGGTAATATGTTCACCGACGACCCTGACTAGATAGCGGAACTACTTGCAGATCAGTACGAAAAAGTCTCATCAACTGCAAATTACGACGAGAACTtcatacagattaaaaatacaaatgaatcGAAAGCTTTCCTCCCCGACTCCAACGAAGAAAAAGACTACAACGCTAACTACAGTATGACCGAGTTGTTGTATGCGATCGACTCTTGCAAAGGAATATCCGCTGGACTCGACGAAATCGGATATCCCATGATAAAAAATCTGccttttttcgcaaaaaaattgcttttagaCTGCTATAATGAATGCTGGCAAAGAGGCTGTTATCCAGACACCTGGAAAGAAGGTCTCATTGTACCGATTCCAAAACCATGCGCGGTGAAACGAACAGCGAACGAGTTTCGGCCAATCACTCTCCTAAGCTGCCTTTCAAAAGTATTCGAACGCATGGTCAACCGTCGTCTGATGACAgaacttgaggaaaaacaccttcTTGATAACAGACAACACGCTTTTCGTAAAGGAAGGGGAACCAGCAGCTATTTTTGCGAACTCGACGAAAAAATACAGAAAGCTGCTGAACAACACATGCACGTAGAATTCGTTACTCTGGATATCGCCAAGGCATACGACCGCACATGGAGGCACAACATTCTTCAGCACTTGAATCGATGGGGAATCGACGGCAGAATGTTTTCATTTATACATGACTTCTTGACGGGTCGGATGTTCCGAGTCGTCGTTGGTGGAACAAAATCATCACGCCGCTGTTTGGAGAACGGTGTTCCGCAGGGCTCTGTGTTGTCAGTGACACTTTTCTTAGTCGCGATGCAGTCAATTTTCGACCACGTACCGGAAGGAATCGAAATCCTACTTTACGCTGATGACATCCTGGTAATTAGTACGGGACCTTTTGCTTCATCGGTACGGAAACGACTCCAAAAGGCAATCGATATCATAAACTCATGGGCACACAATATCGGCTTTCAAGTATCCGCCGAGAAATCACAGCTGATGCACAGCTGCTACAGAAAACACCACGGAAAAGCTCCTCCCGCCCTGCAAGTTAGTGAAAATACTATTAATAAGGCAAATTGTATCAAACTTTTGGGTGTTTGGATCGACAAAAGACTGAATTTTAAGAAACACATAAATATAACTAAGAAAGATGCATCTAAACGACTATGTCTTCTTCGATGCATAAGTGGACGCAGTAAAATCGGATGCCGGAAAACCATCGCAAGTATCGGCAAATCGTTAATCGTCCCAAAAATTACCTACGGCATTGAAATCGTTAGCCGCAGCGGATTGGAAGTTTTCAGCAGATTGACTCCCACCTACAATAGTATTTTTCGATTTGCATCGGGTGCAATGCCGTCCAGCCCAATCCCTTCACTTATGGCCGAAGCGGGAGTGTTACCTTTTGATCTTGTAGCTATCGAAATTTTTGCTCGGTGCGCCATGAGATTCCAACAGAAAGCGATGGAACCGACAACAACCTTCTCACGGGCCAGTACATGGTTCGAAAATGTCGTAGAATGCAAATTGCCGAATATCCAAAACACCTCGGGACTCCGGCAGCGTAGATGGAATACTCCGAAACCTGAAATCGACTGGGGAATCAAAAAACTTGTCAGTGCTGGCGAAAATAGCAACAAAACCAGGGTAATCTTTGCATCTCATGTTGACCAGAAATACAAACGTCACCAACACATTTACACGGATGGGTCGGTGCGTGACGGTTCCGTCGGCCTAGGCGTCACAAGTAAAGAAGTCGAAATCTGCCTCAAACTCCCGGAAAGTTGCTCCATTTTTTCTGCCGAAGCTGCTGCTATAAATCATGCAATAGAAATAGCCGAACAATCTGGAAAACCTACAGTTATTTTTAGCGACTCGGCGAGTTGTCTCTCAGCCATTGAAGGAGGAAGCAACCCGCACCCGTGGATCAGAAGAGCTGAAAATAGATGCATTGAAAATTCGATTGCAGTTTGCTGGATCCCAAGTCATTGCGGCATCGTAGGCAACCATAAAGCAGACTTCTTGGCAGACAAAGGACGCACCAGTTTTCCAATGGATAATGTTATCCCGTACCAGGATGCACACCGATGGGTGCATACCCTACTCCGGCGCCACTGGGAACAAGAATGGATTAATCGGAACACCTCTCACCtgcgaaaaatcaaaactaacaCATTTAACTGGATTGACCGGAAACAACGACTCGAGCAGAGATGCCTCACCCGGCTGAGGATAGGACATACCAGGATTACCCACAGTTTCCTCATGGAACGGAAAGATAGACCAATTTGTGAAGAATGTCAAACCATCCTTGATGTTGAACATATCTTATTAACTTGTCCTAAATATCAAATTGAACGTAGGAGATTAGGTCTAGATTCttctttaaaaagcattttagcTAGAGATACCAAtaaggaaaccaaagttatagaatttctGAAATCAATCAATCTATACGATAAAATCTAATGTTTGTAAATAGTAGTATTTAAGTACTTtacagaggcgaatctacccaGCAAGCCTctataataaaacaaacaaacaacaaacaatagATCAACCATGTTTTCATTCCAACAAATAACAgtaaacggcccttttcagggccaaaaaCTTTCTAAGAGTTGTTCTTGAACTTTTTTGATATATGGGAGACGTGTGCGTTGAGTGGGTGGGTGTGCGATGGGTGTGGGGTGGGTGTGGGGTGGGTGTGTGATGTGTGTGTGATGTGTGTGTGATGGGTGTGTGATGGGTGTGCGATGGGTGAATGGTGCTGTGGTGATAGGTGGTGGTGTTCGATAGGCGGTGGTGTTCGCAAGGCGTGTGGTAAGGATGGAGGTGAGCGAAGTCTGAAGATGCGAAGTGTGGTGAGGAAATGTTCGGTGGGTGATGTGGGAAGTGGGCGGCGGCTGATGGGTGTGTTTTTTTGTGATGAGAGGTGTGTGTAGCATGGCGTGTTGATGAGGGaggtgcgtgtgtgtgtgtgtgtgtgtgtgtgtgtggggggggggggtgtgatGGGTGAGACACAACTTGTTTCCACCGCTGTTGCCCATCTCTGCTGCTGCCTATGCGATAAGTTTGAATTTCTTCTAACTAATGAAACAATCCCTCAGTCGACCGCtttttttatacctttcgtTGGCTAGAAAAACCAAAACTCATGAAGGGGCGGGGCGTCcaagtttttttccattttcgtaTAGCCAATCAACGTTGAGGAGGCTTGGTTTCAGGCATGTCTAAAACACGCACTGCACTGTGTTCTCTGTTTCAAACACGCCACCGAGTGCATACCATCAACCACTCGGTGGCAGTGCTCGATCGAGACGCTGCATTGTAGCGATCAAAACACCGGTGTCAGTGGCGGTGCTTTGCTTATCGTTCGGCAAACACCGGAGCCGAGTGCTTTAACTTCGGAAAGGCACCGGAGCCGAGTGCCTTCTGGTTCGTGAAAGCACCGGAGCTACATGCTGCTTGCTAGCACTGAGTAGCAAATTCGAACGATCATACCCAACAGCGCGGCGGTAGTAGGCACCGTGTGGAGTTTGTTATTGGGATGGATTTGAATCATTTGGGGTGAAGTTTATTACTTCACTGTACAGTTGTCCATCAAGATAGAAAGTTCATGTCTTCAGCAAAGTTGTTTGTATTGACATAATCtgtaactttgtcgaaaatattagttttctaTCTTGTTGGAGAACTGAATGGTAGAGTAATCATCTTCACTCCATTGATCAACTACACTCTGCTCTAcggtaccaatttttttttattccgcttCAGATCCTTGTGCTTTCCTAAACGGAAATGGTAATGCGTTTGGGATAAAATTGTTCGGGTGGAGAAAAAGTTGGTAtagaatgattttgtttttcgacagcggatttaatttttgcaataaggctggaacattttttttatatgtttcatttgatcaatcTTATACAGGGCCGAATTAAGCCATAGGGGGGCCCGGGGCATTTTTTTctcgggggcccctatgattcgattttttgttcaaatgctatcccagagaacacaaaacattttaaacgtaaaagaactggatatgaatgaaatttttggtAGAAGAATAGTTTTAgtaccttcaaataaaaattatcaattaatcAGGTGCAAACATTGTGGAAGAGCTcggacatttttaagcaatgaaagctctgattctagcttcaaaattttacatttagttctcaatttttgttaatacccttatcaccaaTTACAATTCTCTACTTtagaaaaatgaccggatagatattttaaatgattttcattttatcattgatcgtctggtttgtgatTCATCGAGAGATATTTACCTCATGACAATTGAGAAGTTTCATGtagatttgaaacattgaaaacaaaaaaataaacaaaataatgaaattcaaattttatagagatacagatataagagtttaagaattcaacaCTAAAAATCAGATTAAATTCACAATTATCtgtgaaacacaaaaaaaaacgttttcatgaaatgtttatgaatgtgattctcatcagataaaaaaaattgttatcatattgttattctaaatgtgacaagaCTGGTATAAGTGCCAAAATgatcattcgaaaaaaaaaaaaatagattagagctttaatgtttaaaaaacagaTTCAGTTATCATGGAAAAAGTCAGATGAGGAATCCTAAtgaccatgaaactgaacttcagtaactgaagaaccAACACAAGACTTCAAAATGTCAATGAATTggatctggaaaaagataagattaaaaacatagaaatattcatgttaagagaatcactcaatgatatttgcaacttaactatgagatcatttttaaaaataagttgaaaatgttcATATGAATGTTCATAACATGAGAATTTCAAGTCTGATATTGTCTGATTTCAAGACAGATATTGTgagggaaattaaaaaaagaaactctgtactgttgattggtccaatttagacAACtacaaaagattttattttcgaaattttggaggGCAAGGGTTGagaaatttataaaccaacggaaatttcaatataaatgaTCGATaagtgaaaataataaaaatacccggtattaacccggatactgtcCGGATTagattctgaaatgtttattatAAAGTTGCTCTGTTCTCTCTTTGCAATGTGAGTCTGTTTTGGTGAAATTaactgctattttagtgcagtaagcatgacttggaaagttaaaataaaaataaacatcattatTGTGTAAGACGTTTGTATGCAATGAAAATaaggagatgtttttcttaatttcccCTGTTCTGTACAGAGTTCTGACATGTTCATATTCTTCTAAATTTTGGTTTCGAATTCGGTTCACATacttttgtccagattttggggtgatgtttttggaaattcaatgccaagattttgaaattcttagctcGCAGAATGCTGGAGAGCTTCTTCACTGCatactctagggggcccccttaacttatgcaagagaaaaactattctagatattatttcccgGAGGCTTCTTTAGTTgtaatatttcaagttttcattccgattttctagttttgatttattttcagagatttgtagaaattgaagtaggAGTATGATTAGaggaatgttaaaacttttattccctcggggggccctctttaatccggccttgatcTTATACAAACTCTCAAgtataatgaataaaaaaaaggaacgatTGATTAGTATTAAAAGGTTATTTCTCATGTGTAGTTAACAAGTACCATAGCAAATAGGTCACTGTTCAACTTGAAAAACATCatgtttgccaaatttttattgcttaGGCGCAAACGTTCATCGGTTGATCCAGAAAGAATTTTGTTATCTATAAGTTATATGAGCGAATAATGATGAGGActgatttgcggttgttttgaaatttgaatgccatcgaaaagttttcatgaaataatattaaaagtcaaaaaagccaattggcttgatctgtgttacttgggatacgAAACAAAATCACCCATAACGAGAGATTCGTTTTGCAAACGAACTGTTGCAAAATACACTGGTTGGAATGGTTCAACAAATTGTTGTATGAACTGCCAGTCGAGGGTTTCCAACAAAAATTCCATATCAAATCTTATAagtttatttctaatttttttttcattttcctcccATTCCCTTCTTGATCATCCAAAGGGTCcattgacaaaagaagaaaaacaaattttgttccggccttattgcgAAAATTAAATCCGCtgtcgaaaaacaaaatcattctatactagagatgtaccgaatattcggtcggccgaatattcggcgccgaataccgccagaaaaccgttaagccgaatattcggttcaccgaataggccgaataggccgaatatctactacagactctATTtaggatgtccagatattgtttaaaactttccgtattttgtcagattatttgtaaaatcaaattaaaaactcaaatttctctttaaaaagttttagattttgtgttcaataacgatttttcaaaaatttgccctttttaataatttcttcttCAAGAATCGTCAAGAACCATATTatcaaccacacgtatccacacagTCACACATTcagtgtggatacgtgtggttgatAATATGGTATGCTGAAGGTTAAAAATCATCTTccttttcaaactattttgaagatatgtCGCGCAAGTTCGaccttggcacctgtttcgccATGTTTTGtctcagatttcacaggaacgcaatctctttggggATGAACGCCCTAGAAGCCGACTAGtaatctgatgtcttttcagttattggtgacattttaaaatcagaaagactctacttaaaaacattttgtaatacatcatccgataatgTCATCTggaataatcgactaaaaacatgaggggcattaatatgcAAGAAATTTAAAGCATTGAAATgatcgcttaagtttttttttcattaaaaactcaataggatattcgaccgaatattcggccgaatattcggccgaatattcgtttggccgaatagttgaaaaggtcaatattcggtattcggccgttcgccgaataccactattcggtacatctctattctATACCAACTTTTTCTCCACCCGAACAAT
This sequence is a window from Uranotaenia lowii strain MFRU-FL chromosome 3, ASM2978415v1, whole genome shotgun sequence. Protein-coding genes within it:
- the LOC129752175 gene encoding uncharacterized protein LOC129752175, which codes for MVNRRLMTELEEKHLLDNRQHAFRKGRGTSSYFCELDEKIQKAAEQHMHVEFVTLDIAKAYDRTWRHNILQHLNRWGIDGRMFSFIHDFLTGRMFRVVVGGTKSSRRCLENGVPQGSVLSVTLFLVAMQSIFDHVPEGIEILLYADDILVISTGPFASSVRKRLQKAIDIINSWAHNIGFQVSAEKSQLMHSCYRKHHGKAPPALQVSENTINKANCIKLLGVWIDKRLNFKKHINITKKDASKRLCLLRCISGRSKIGCRKTIASIGKSLIVPKITYGIEIVSRSGLEVFSRLTPTYNSIFRFASGAMPSSPIPSLMAEAGVLPFDLVAIEIFARCAMRFQQKAMEPTTTFSRASTWFENVVECKLPNIQNTSGLRQRRWNTPKPEIDWGIKKLVSAGENSNKTRVIFASHVDQKYKRHQHIYTDGSVRDGSVGLGVTSKEVEICLKLPESCSIFSAEAAAINHAIEIAEQSGKPTVIFSDSASCLSAIEGGSNPHPWIRRAENRCIENSIAVCWIPSHCGIVGNHKADFLADKGRTSFPMDNVIPYQDAHRWVHTLLRRHWEQEWINRNTSHLRKIKTNTFNWIDRKQRLEQRCLTRLRIGHTRITHSFLMERKDRPICEECQTILDVEHILLTCPKYQIERRRLGLDSSLKSILARDTNKETKVIEFLKSINLYDKI